Proteins from a genomic interval of Halopseudomonas litoralis:
- a CDS encoding VOC family protein, which produces MFSHVTLGTNDLSRARIFYDSVLGALGYENLGNKETASLWGGAGPRFVVLKPADGNIASVSNGLTVGFAAANRAAVDEFHKCALQAGGTDAGAPGFRDVGPNVYAAYVRDLDGHKIVASCISER; this is translated from the coding sequence ATGTTTTCACACGTCACTTTGGGTACCAACGACCTATCCAGAGCTCGTATCTTCTACGATTCAGTGCTTGGCGCACTGGGTTATGAAAACCTTGGTAATAAGGAAACAGCATCGCTCTGGGGCGGCGCGGGCCCGCGCTTCGTCGTGCTAAAGCCCGCCGACGGTAACATAGCCAGTGTAAGCAATGGCCTGACAGTAGGCTTTGCAGCAGCGAACCGAGCCGCAGTGGATGAGTTCCACAAGTGTGCGCTGCAAGCAGGAGGCACAGATGCTGGCGCACCCGGATTCAGAGATGTGGGGCCGAATGTGTACGCAGCCTATGTGCGCGACCTTGATGGCCACAAGATAGTAGCCAGCTGCATCAGCGAGCGCTGA
- a CDS encoding FdhF/YdeP family oxidoreductase: MSWLHNRKTQFKIYNGPAAGWGALLSVTHAWLNSEQPIKNVKALLRTNQHGGFDCPGCAWGDPPDSGAVKFCENGAKAINWEATSRRVDATFFARHSVTQLREQSDYWLEYQGRLTEPVRYDAATDRYLPISWDAAFAVIAGHLNHLESPDQAEFYTSGRASNEAAFLYQLFARAYGTNNFPDCSNMCHEASGVALNGSLGTGKGTVTFEDFEHADAIFVLGQNPGTNHPRMLEPLRDAVRRGAKVVCFNPLKERGLERFQHPQKMSEMLTNRSKPMHTDFFQPALGGDMAILRGMAKFLLAWERDAQRRGVSGVLDDDFILLQTDGFAAYLEVLDATDWAHIVEQSGLSLGQIERAAKLYCEASNVIFCWAMGITQHHHGVATIQEIVNLQLLRGNVGRLGAGLCPVRGHSNVQGDRTMGINERPPQEFLDRLAESFSFEPPRGNGHNTVEAIHAMLKGEARVFVALGGNFAQATPDSVLTHQALRNCALTVQISTKLNRSHLMVGRDALILPCLGRTDIDQQAAGAQCVTVEDSFSMVHASFGQLEPLSKQMRSEPWIIAGIAEATLGNHPVSWQAMRDDYRLIRDAIARTVPGFDQFEDRLKQPGGFHLPNSASQRVWRTSTEKARFSATFLPDSLVHEKVRASGQRHDLIVQSLRSHDQYNTTIYSLNDRYRGVSGQREVLFINQADIDRLGFEAGEKVDLVSLWDDRVERKVKGFTLLPYDIPEGQAAAYYPEINPLVPLDSFGVDSFTPASKFIPIKLLPGERGAKLELTEA; this comes from the coding sequence ATGAGTTGGTTACATAACCGCAAAACGCAGTTCAAAATCTACAATGGCCCGGCAGCTGGCTGGGGTGCGTTGCTTAGCGTTACCCATGCGTGGCTGAACAGCGAACAGCCCATCAAGAACGTCAAGGCGTTACTCAGAACCAATCAACACGGAGGCTTTGATTGCCCCGGTTGCGCCTGGGGCGATCCACCAGATTCCGGCGCGGTCAAATTCTGTGAAAATGGCGCCAAGGCGATCAATTGGGAAGCGACCAGCCGCCGCGTGGACGCCACGTTTTTCGCCCGGCACAGCGTCACCCAGTTGCGTGAGCAAAGTGACTACTGGCTTGAATACCAGGGACGCTTGACGGAACCGGTGCGCTACGACGCAGCGACCGATCGGTATCTTCCGATCAGTTGGGATGCTGCGTTTGCGGTGATTGCCGGCCACCTCAATCATCTCGAATCTCCGGATCAGGCTGAATTTTATACGTCGGGTCGCGCCAGCAACGAGGCGGCTTTTCTCTACCAGTTGTTCGCCCGTGCCTACGGTACCAATAATTTTCCCGATTGCTCGAACATGTGCCATGAGGCGAGCGGTGTAGCGCTGAACGGGAGTCTGGGAACGGGCAAGGGCACGGTGACCTTCGAAGACTTCGAGCACGCCGATGCCATATTCGTTCTGGGACAGAATCCTGGCACTAATCACCCACGCATGCTTGAGCCGCTGCGGGATGCCGTCAGGCGCGGCGCGAAGGTGGTGTGTTTCAACCCATTGAAGGAGCGCGGGCTGGAGCGATTTCAGCATCCGCAGAAGATGTCGGAAATGCTCACCAACCGATCGAAACCGATGCATACGGATTTCTTTCAACCGGCGCTGGGTGGTGATATGGCCATTCTCCGAGGCATGGCAAAATTCCTTTTGGCATGGGAAAGAGATGCGCAACGCCGCGGGGTTTCCGGCGTACTGGACGATGACTTCATCCTCCTGCAGACCGATGGATTTGCCGCCTATCTTGAGGTACTGGACGCCACCGATTGGGCGCATATCGTTGAGCAATCAGGCCTGAGTCTGGGTCAGATCGAGAGGGCCGCCAAGCTCTATTGCGAGGCTTCCAACGTCATCTTCTGCTGGGCGATGGGCATCACCCAACATCATCACGGCGTGGCGACTATTCAGGAAATAGTAAACCTGCAGCTATTGCGCGGGAACGTCGGTCGCCTGGGCGCTGGCCTCTGCCCTGTGCGCGGGCACAGCAACGTTCAGGGTGACCGCACCATGGGCATCAACGAAAGGCCGCCGCAGGAATTCCTCGACCGGTTGGCGGAGAGCTTTAGTTTCGAGCCGCCACGCGGCAATGGCCATAACACCGTTGAAGCTATCCACGCCATGCTGAAGGGCGAAGCCCGTGTGTTTGTAGCTTTGGGGGGTAACTTTGCGCAAGCCACGCCCGACAGCGTGTTGACTCATCAGGCGCTGAGGAACTGTGCGCTGACGGTGCAGATCAGCACCAAGCTCAATCGTAGCCATCTGATGGTGGGCAGGGACGCCCTGATTCTACCGTGTCTTGGCAGAACGGATATCGATCAACAGGCAGCAGGCGCACAATGCGTCACCGTTGAGGATTCCTTCAGCATGGTGCACGCATCGTTTGGGCAACTAGAGCCTCTATCAAAGCAGATGCGCTCGGAACCCTGGATCATAGCCGGCATCGCCGAGGCCACGCTGGGCAATCATCCCGTGAGCTGGCAGGCGATGCGTGACGACTATCGGCTGATCCGGGACGCGATTGCCCGGACGGTGCCCGGTTTCGATCAGTTTGAAGACCGTCTGAAACAGCCTGGAGGCTTTCACTTGCCCAACTCGGCCAGCCAGCGTGTGTGGCGTACCAGCACCGAGAAGGCGCGTTTTTCAGCTACCTTCCTGCCGGATAGTCTGGTTCACGAGAAGGTGCGGGCCAGTGGGCAGCGCCACGATCTGATTGTCCAGAGCTTGCGCTCTCACGATCAGTACAACACCACGATATACAGCCTGAACGACCGCTATAGGGGCGTATCCGGGCAGCGCGAAGTATTGTTCATCAACCAGGCGGACATTGACCGGCTGGGCTTCGAGGCCGGCGAGAAGGTTGATCTGGTTTCGTTGTGGGATGACAGGGTTGAACGGAAAGTCAAAGGGTTCACGCTGCTTCCCTACGATATTCCTGAAGGGCAGGCGGCGGCTTACTATCCTGAGATAAATCCGCTGGTTCCGCTGGACAGTTTCGGCGTGGACAGTTTCACCCCGGCATCAAAATTTATACCGATCAAACTGTTGCCTGGAGAGAGGGGAGCGAAGCTCGAATTAACTGAAGCCTGA